The following coding sequences lie in one Camelus bactrianus isolate YW-2024 breed Bactrian camel chromosome 8, ASM4877302v1, whole genome shotgun sequence genomic window:
- the COL10A1 gene encoding collagen alpha-1(X) chain codes for MLPQITLLLLTSLNLVHGVFYTEQYQTPTGIKGPPSNTKAQFFIPYAIKSKGIAVRGEQGIPGPPGPVGPRGHPGPSGPPGKPGTGSPGPQGEPGLPGPPGPSATGKPGLTGLPGKQGERGPSGPKGDIGPAGLPGPRGPPGPPGIPGPAGISVTGKPGQQGPTGAPGPRGFPGEKGAPGVPGMNGQKGETGYGAPGRPGDRGLPGPQGPMGPPGPPGVGKRGENGLPGQPGIKGDRGFPGERGPTGSPGPQGPPGEQGPEGIGKPGATGAPGQPGVPGTKGQPGAPGIAGPPGARGFGKPGLPGLKGQRGPIGLPGAPGAKGEQGPAGHPGEPGLTGPPGNMGPQGPKGIPGNDGIPGPKGETGPVGPAGYPGAKGERGTSGLDGKPGYPGEPGLNGPKGNPGLPGPKGDRGIGGPPGLPGPVGPAGAKGLPGHNGETGPRGAPGIPGTRGPIGPPGIPGFPGSKGDPGTPGPPGPAGIATKGLNGPTGPPGPPGPKGHAGEPGLPGPPGPPGPPGQAVLPEGSVKAGQRPFVSANQGVTGMPVSAFTVILSKAYPAIGSPIPFDKILYNSQKHYDPRTGIFTCKIPGIYYFSYHIHVKGTHAWVGLYKNGTPVMYTYDEYVKGYLDQASGSAIIDLTEDDQVWLQLPNAGTNGLYSSEYVHSSFSGFLVAPM; via the coding sequence GTATAGCAGTAAGAGGAGAACAAGGTATTCCTGGTCCACCAGGCCCTGTTGGACCTCGAGGGCACCCAGGTCCTTCTGGACCACCAGGAAAACCAGGCACTGGAAGTCCAGGACCCCAAGGAGAGCCAGGGTTGCCAGGACCGCCGGGACCGTCAGCCACTGGGAAGCCAGGTTTGACAGGACTCCCAGGAAAACAAGGAGAGAGAGGACCATCTGGACCAAAAGGAGATATCGGACCAGCTGGTTTACCAGGACCACGGGGCCCACCGGGGCCACCTGGAATCCCTGGCCCAGCTGGAATTTCTGTTACAGGAAAACCTGGACAACAGGGACCTACAGGAGCCCCAGGACCCAGGGGCTTTCCTGGAGAAAAGGGTGCACCAGGAGTTCCTGGTATGAATGGGCAGAAAGGGGAAACGGGATATGGTGCTCCTGGCCGCCCAGGTGACAGGGGTCTTCCAGGCCCTCAGGGTCCCATGGGACCACCTGGCCCTCCTGGAGTGGGAAAGAGAGGTGAAAATGGGCTTCCAGGACAGCCAGGCATCAAAGGTGATCGGGGCTTTCCAGGAGAAAGGGGGCCAACTGGCTCACCAGGCCCCCAAGGTCCTCCAGGGGAACAAGGACCAGAAGGCATTGGAAAGCCAGGAGCCACTGGAGCCCCAGGCCAGCCAGGGGTTCCAGGGACAAAAGGTCAGCCTGGGGCTCCGGGAATAGCAGGGCCCCCAGGTGCTCGTGGCTTTGGGAAACCAGGCTTGCCAGGCTTGAAGGGACAAAGAGGACCTATAGGCCTTCCAGGGGCTCCAGGTGCCAAAGGGGAACAAGGCCCAGCAGGCCATCCTGGGGAACCAGGTCTCACTGGACCCCCTGGAAATATGGGACCCCAAGGGCCAAAAGGCATCCCAGGCAACGATGGGATCCCAGGGCCTAAAGGTGAGACAGGGCCAGTGGGGCCTGCAGGATACCCTGGGGCTAAGGGAGAAAGGGGCACCTCCGGGTTAGATGGAAAACCAGGGTACCCAGGAGAGCCAGGTCTCAATGGTCCCAAAGGTAACCCAGGGTTACCAGGCCCAAAAGGTGACCGTGGAATTGGAGGACCTCCTGGTCTCCCAGGCCCTGTGGGCCCAGCAGGAGCTAAGGGATTGCCTGGACATAATGGTGAGACTGGTCCAAGAGGTGCCCCTGGAATACCAGGTACCAGAGGCCCCATTGGACCACCGGGCATTCCAGGATTCCCTGGATCTAAAGGGGATCCAGGAACTCCAGGTCCTCCTGGTCCTGCTGGCATAGCAACTAAGGGCCTCAATGGACCCACTGGGCCACCAGGGCCTCCAGGTCCAAAAGGCCATGCTGGAGAGCCTGgcctcccagggcccccaggacccccagggcccccaggccAAGCCGTCCTGCCAGAGGGTTCTGTAAAGGCAGGCCAAAGGCCTTTTGTTAGTGCCAACCAGGGAGTAACAGGAATGCCTGTATCTGCTTTCACTGTTATTCTCTCTAAAGCTTATCCAGCTATAGGCAGTCCCATCCCATTTGACAAGATTTTATATAATAGCCAGAAGCATTATGACCCAAGAACTGGAATCTTCACCTGCAAGATACCAGGAATATATTACTTCTCCTACCACATACATGTGAAAGGGACCCATGCTTGGGTGGGCCTGTATAAGAATGGCACCCCTGTAATGTACACCTACGATGAATACGTCAAAGGCTACCTGGATCAGGCTTCAGGTAGCGCCATAATCGATCTCACAGAAGACGACCAGGTTTGGCTCCAGCTGCCCAATGCAGGGACAAACGGGCTGTACTCCTCTGAGTATGTCCACTCCTCTTTCTCAGGATTCTTAGTAGCTCCAATGTGA